From one Luteolibacter sp. SL250 genomic stretch:
- a CDS encoding thermonuclease family protein — MLGSLSQSPPPDDSSEETQGTAPAVQVQEDGLPPGMTRAGPGNPVELLQSASSKPARTASLTGKVIKVADGDTITVLAPNKDWVKVRLEGIDAPEKSQEFGEASRLALSALVASKIVDVFPTGKDRYGRTLGWIEVDGIDVNRRMVADGWAWQFTKYNSETKLAQLQRDAQRNRKGLWKAPNEPMPPWEFRDLGSDRVTRLVPEIPAAPPAPSRPAQSSGRSFPQPPSQAKSNPGARDYWINSNGVRHNSGCRWFGRTKSGHYGGKNEGRACGQCGG, encoded by the coding sequence GTGCTCGGATCTCTCAGCCAGTCGCCTCCGCCGGACGATTCTTCCGAAGAAACACAGGGCACCGCTCCCGCCGTACAGGTCCAGGAAGACGGACTTCCTCCCGGCATGACGAGGGCAGGCCCGGGGAATCCCGTCGAGCTTCTCCAATCGGCATCTTCCAAGCCGGCCAGGACCGCCAGCCTCACTGGCAAGGTGATCAAGGTAGCGGATGGTGACACCATCACAGTTCTGGCCCCGAACAAGGATTGGGTTAAGGTCCGGCTGGAAGGAATCGACGCCCCCGAAAAGAGCCAAGAGTTCGGCGAAGCGTCCCGGCTGGCACTCTCCGCTCTCGTCGCAAGCAAGATCGTGGATGTCTTCCCCACCGGGAAGGACCGATACGGACGAACTCTCGGATGGATCGAAGTGGACGGCATCGACGTCAACCGCCGGATGGTGGCGGACGGATGGGCGTGGCAATTCACCAAATACAATTCGGAAACAAAGCTCGCGCAGCTACAGAGGGATGCCCAGCGAAACCGGAAGGGACTGTGGAAAGCCCCGAACGAACCGATGCCACCATGGGAATTCCGAGACCTCGGCTCCGACCGCGTCACCCGGCTCGTTCCAGAGATTCCCGCTGCACCTCCTGCACCATCCAGACCGGCGCAAAGTTCAGGTCGCTCTTTCCCGCAGCCGCCCTCTCAGGCGAAGTCCAACCCGGGAGCGCGTGACTACTGGATCAATTCCAATGGAGTTCGGCACAATTCTGGCTGCCGCTGGTTTGGTAGGACGAAGTCGGGGCACTACGGCGGGAAGAATGAAGGCAGGGCTTGCGGGCAGTGCGGAGGGTAG
- a CDS encoding recombinase family protein, producing the protein MAIALQSPDESSLRAVTLVRVSTADQASEDKAGMDRQRVETARIVRDKGYRIVHSVELVDVSGTATAFAPEIQEMLMMAGRREIDVIVVAEMSRLIRPDDLSNLALLDQFRRNGVVIDAGGTVHDVDDPSGFLAGGLQALIGGFERKQLLQKIARSKESARAAGRNPSADITLPLGLSYDRKTSTYHYNGEVSKVQEAFRLIDGDSGLRNVSEIARRVAIEPATLRNILRNKAYIGIREYTQKRDLAVKVMKAGARQGDRPKVARRPEEVIRVRIIPPEKQAVSDEQFDRVQQILAGLKDFHARIQSAREKGGNLLAGVGRCGCCGLRLYGTTTSRTSKDGQTKARGHYVCFSHSYHNKGSVQPCGFGWAVKDRAEELVSAFTCALLGDEDFIQKTLEHAMSKRRDLIRLPDSDDNLRSRLSEIDRKDKRIIDSLVAEVLSIPEAKQARARLTEERESILRALREKENQKDTDLDSVSSRLMDRKDAWLALETTPDRKAFLATIFAELYVQHSKEQGLVISGFRFAPGLIPKGDDLWSAVSEIPVTLAVPFRIGNPPDNREIGENERLCKRCDSILPLESFYKANRSSCKACLGEISKKRYLRKKEPR; encoded by the coding sequence TTGGCCATTGCTCTCCAGTCCCCCGACGAATCCTCGCTTCGAGCAGTGACGCTTGTCAGAGTGAGTACTGCCGATCAGGCCTCGGAGGATAAGGCTGGAATGGATCGACAACGGGTCGAGACTGCTCGAATCGTCCGCGACAAAGGATATCGAATCGTCCACTCCGTCGAGCTTGTGGATGTCAGCGGAACGGCGACGGCCTTCGCACCGGAAATCCAGGAAATGCTCATGATGGCCGGACGTCGGGAGATCGATGTGATCGTAGTGGCGGAAATGAGCCGGTTGATCCGCCCCGACGATTTGAGCAACCTCGCTCTCCTCGATCAGTTCCGCCGAAATGGAGTGGTCATCGACGCGGGAGGAACCGTGCACGACGTGGACGATCCGTCCGGATTCCTCGCAGGAGGGCTTCAAGCTCTCATCGGTGGATTCGAGAGGAAACAGTTGCTGCAAAAAATTGCTAGGAGCAAAGAAAGTGCTCGTGCTGCCGGGAGAAATCCAAGCGCCGACATCACGCTTCCCCTTGGACTATCCTATGATCGAAAGACCAGCACCTATCACTACAACGGCGAGGTCTCCAAGGTGCAGGAGGCATTCCGGCTAATCGACGGCGACTCAGGCCTACGTAACGTCTCGGAAATTGCCCGCCGAGTCGCCATCGAGCCGGCTACGCTAAGAAACATCCTCCGTAACAAAGCCTATATCGGGATCCGGGAATACACCCAGAAGAGGGACTTGGCTGTCAAGGTCATGAAGGCAGGGGCCCGGCAGGGGGATCGGCCGAAAGTAGCCCGGCGGCCTGAAGAAGTTATCCGCGTCCGCATCATCCCGCCGGAGAAGCAGGCAGTCTCCGATGAGCAATTTGACCGCGTTCAGCAGATCCTCGCTGGACTGAAAGACTTTCACGCCCGAATCCAGTCCGCCCGGGAGAAAGGGGGCAATCTTCTCGCTGGAGTCGGAAGGTGTGGCTGCTGCGGACTCCGCCTCTACGGGACGACCACCTCCAGAACCAGCAAAGACGGACAAACCAAGGCTCGTGGACATTACGTGTGCTTCAGCCATTCATACCACAATAAGGGCAGCGTGCAGCCATGCGGGTTTGGCTGGGCAGTGAAGGACAGGGCGGAAGAACTCGTTTCTGCATTCACGTGCGCTCTTCTGGGAGACGAGGACTTCATCCAGAAGACCCTAGAACACGCCATGTCGAAGCGCCGGGATCTGATCCGGCTGCCGGATTCCGACGACAACCTTCGCTCCCGGCTGAGTGAGATCGATCGAAAGGACAAACGGATCATCGATTCCCTCGTGGCGGAAGTCCTCAGTATTCCGGAGGCCAAACAGGCGCGAGCGCGTCTGACAGAGGAACGCGAGTCGATCCTCCGGGCACTCCGGGAAAAGGAGAACCAGAAGGACACCGACCTGGATTCCGTCAGCTCCCGCTTGATGGACCGAAAGGACGCCTGGCTTGCGCTGGAAACCACTCCTGACCGGAAGGCCTTCCTCGCCACAATCTTTGCAGAGCTGTACGTTCAACACAGCAAGGAACAGGGTCTGGTGATCTCGGGATTCCGCTTTGCTCCCGGTTTGATTCCGAAAGGCGACGACCTTTGGTCGGCGGTTTCCGAGATCCCGGTCACGCTGGCGGTGCCATTCCGGATCGGCAATCCTCCTGACAACCGTGAAATCGGCGAGAACGAGCGACTCTGCAAACGGTGCGATTCGATTCTGCCACTGGAATCCTTCTACAAAGCGAACCGGTCGTCCTGCAAGGCCTGCCTCGGAGAGATCTCGAAGAAGCGCTACCTCAGGAAGAAGGAGCCACGCTAG
- a CDS encoding recombinase family protein codes for MNDEGKWVAYYRVSTVRQGESGLGLEAQQAAVEGFLRGRGALLAEFVEVESGKKVCRPQLDEALRLCRKTKATLVIAKLDRLARNVHFISGLLEAGVDFRAVDAPSKDRFILHIQAAFAEEEARRISERTKAALAAAKARGVEIGTTAKALAVKYRSEAIDRAQDYRNTIDSLRLQGITTVRGIRNHLNLLEIPSPGGGKWHLPNTSKLISRLRQGVNSS; via the coding sequence ATGAACGACGAAGGGAAATGGGTGGCCTATTACAGGGTCTCGACGGTGAGACAAGGGGAGAGCGGGCTGGGGCTGGAGGCGCAGCAGGCCGCAGTGGAGGGTTTCCTCCGTGGGCGGGGTGCCCTTCTCGCCGAGTTCGTGGAGGTGGAGTCAGGGAAGAAGGTATGCCGCCCCCAGCTCGACGAAGCCCTCAGGCTCTGCCGGAAGACGAAGGCGACGCTGGTGATCGCGAAACTGGACCGTTTGGCGCGGAACGTTCATTTCATCTCTGGCTTGCTGGAGGCCGGAGTGGACTTCCGTGCCGTGGATGCGCCATCCAAGGACAGGTTTATTCTCCACATCCAAGCAGCCTTCGCGGAAGAGGAAGCACGACGGATTTCGGAGCGCACGAAGGCAGCCCTCGCTGCTGCGAAAGCGAGAGGGGTGGAGATCGGTACAACCGCGAAGGCCCTTGCCGTCAAGTATCGCTCTGAGGCAATTGACAGGGCACAGGATTACCGTAACACCATCGATTCTCTGAGGTTACAGGGGATCACTACGGTCCGTGGTATCCGGAACCATCTGAATCTCTTGGAGATTCCTTCTCCCGGTGGCGGGAAATGGCATCTTCCTAACACGAGCAAGCTCATTTCCCGGCTGAGACAGGGCGTGAATTCATCCTGA
- a CDS encoding helix-turn-helix transcriptional regulator, with amino-acid sequence MRRKDWPDALIAAICRAIKERRLALDMSIYALSQKSGVSQQAISYYEREMRRPTLEGLAKVAAGLDWELSELISAAEGFLKKGRK; translated from the coding sequence GTGAGACGAAAGGACTGGCCCGATGCCTTGATTGCGGCAATCTGCCGAGCAATCAAAGAGCGGCGGCTTGCCCTCGACATGTCCATCTATGCGCTTTCTCAGAAGTCCGGTGTATCCCAGCAGGCTATTTCCTACTACGAGCGGGAGATGCGCCGCCCGACACTGGAAGGCCTCGCTAAAGTGGCAGCCGGTCTGGATTGGGAGCTTTCCGAGCTTATATCCGCAGCGGAAGGTTTTCTCAAAAAGGGTCGCAAGTAG
- a CDS encoding JAB domain-containing protein, with translation MRFIVQDFRTVSVDEAPFLTFHDFREPEEVYRFYKEVVEKDRGYEPEKEHVVVLAVNSRGRLMGWHLVSTGGFSEASCHPREVLRPIIVRAAPSFILCHNHPSGDPSPSRADETVTKRIREASSIFQIDLVDHVIIGRPLQGRSPYFSFRDTGFL, from the coding sequence ATGAGGTTCATTGTGCAGGATTTCCGGACGGTCTCCGTGGACGAGGCTCCTTTCCTCACGTTTCACGATTTCCGCGAACCCGAAGAAGTCTACCGCTTCTACAAGGAGGTCGTGGAGAAGGACCGTGGCTACGAACCAGAAAAGGAACATGTGGTCGTCCTCGCCGTGAACAGCCGTGGACGCCTGATGGGCTGGCACTTGGTTTCGACAGGAGGCTTTTCGGAAGCGTCATGCCATCCACGGGAGGTTCTCCGCCCGATCATCGTCAGGGCGGCTCCGTCTTTCATCCTTTGCCACAACCATCCTTCCGGAGATCCGAGCCCCAGTAGGGCCGACGAAACGGTAACCAAAAGAATCCGGGAAGCATCCAGTATCTTCCAGATCGATCTGGTCGATCATGTCATCATCGGCAGACCCTTGCAGGGAAGATCGCCCTACTTCTCGTTCCGGGACACCGGGTTTCTGTAG
- a CDS encoding glycoside hydrolase family 130 protein, which produces MTTPSIVPTGIHLHPDNSRVLVRTFIPSDTTAVLRIIERALLTEEQEVTLLLTDLHKQFGGRHQRIEAAWRRSYSAVRSHIRHEESLSEQRRLYIGALFSGEYALESAALFNPSIVPHPDQSGLAEDELRFVMSLRATGEGHISSITFRTGVIGGDHSIRLDGRSSHVSAPELHPDPVFSRGVFFRKLAEMEFDNHWTQTLKQSLPDRFTRGELNAAMLTAKGATRTTMRESRRMDECIRWLAEANYEVRFDHSIPLSERVIFPVSPNESNGIEDARFVMFQEDDGAINYYATYTAYNGRAVLPQLLETSDFDAFRAVTLNGSSVRNKGMALFPRRVGGRFLMVSRQDDENLYLMESVDLHVWEEARLLRKPMESWEAVKIGNCGSPIETAAGWLLLTHGVGPMRRYCIGAILLDLEDPSTVLGHLRIPLLEPDEPLRNGYVPNVVYTCGSIIHHGKLILPYGLSDTSVTMAVVDLAELLENLDPFREKE; this is translated from the coding sequence ATGACAACCCCTTCCATTGTGCCAACCGGGATCCATCTCCATCCGGATAATTCCCGTGTATTGGTGCGGACCTTTATCCCGTCGGACACCACCGCAGTCCTCCGTATCATTGAGCGTGCCCTCCTTACGGAGGAGCAGGAGGTGACCCTCCTTCTAACGGATCTTCACAAGCAATTCGGGGGAAGACACCAACGCATCGAAGCTGCATGGCGAAGATCCTACTCCGCGGTGAGATCTCATATTCGTCACGAAGAATCCCTTTCGGAACAGCGTCGCCTGTATATCGGAGCGCTTTTCAGTGGCGAATACGCCTTGGAATCCGCGGCTTTGTTCAATCCATCCATCGTTCCTCATCCTGATCAATCGGGGTTGGCTGAGGACGAACTAAGGTTTGTCATGAGCCTCCGCGCTACGGGTGAAGGTCATATTTCCTCCATCACCTTTCGCACGGGTGTGATTGGGGGCGATCATTCGATCCGGCTCGACGGACGTTCCTCCCACGTGTCCGCCCCCGAATTGCATCCAGATCCGGTGTTCTCGCGCGGTGTATTCTTCAGGAAACTGGCTGAAATGGAGTTCGACAACCATTGGACGCAGACGCTGAAGCAATCGTTGCCCGACCGTTTCACCCGTGGTGAACTCAACGCCGCGATGCTCACCGCCAAAGGTGCCACCCGCACGACGATGCGCGAATCCCGTCGAATGGATGAGTGTATCCGCTGGCTTGCGGAGGCCAATTACGAGGTTCGGTTCGACCATTCCATTCCCCTTTCCGAGCGGGTGATCTTCCCCGTTTCCCCCAACGAGAGCAACGGTATCGAGGATGCGAGGTTCGTGATGTTCCAAGAAGATGACGGAGCCATCAACTACTATGCCACCTACACGGCCTATAACGGACGCGCGGTGCTTCCACAGCTTCTTGAGACGTCGGATTTTGATGCTTTCCGCGCGGTCACATTGAACGGTTCTTCCGTCAGGAACAAAGGCATGGCACTTTTCCCCCGCCGTGTGGGAGGTAGATTCCTCATGGTGTCAAGACAGGATGATGAGAATCTCTACCTGATGGAGTCAGTGGATCTGCATGTATGGGAGGAAGCGCGTCTGCTGCGGAAACCCATGGAATCCTGGGAAGCGGTGAAGATCGGCAACTGTGGTTCGCCCATCGAGACAGCCGCTGGCTGGCTCCTGCTTACGCATGGAGTGGGACCGATGCGACGGTACTGCATCGGGGCGATTCTTCTGGACCTCGAAGATCCTTCAACGGTGCTCGGCCACCTAAGGATTCCGCTGCTGGAGCCGGATGAGCCGCTCAGAAATGGCTATGTCCCGAACGTAGTCTACACCTGCGGATCGATCATCCATCACGGGAAACTGATCCTTCCTTACGGTTTGAGTGATACCTCGGTGACGATGGCTGTCGTGGACCTTGCTGAACTTCTGGAGAATCTGGATCCCTTTCGTGAAAAGGAGTGA
- a CDS encoding glycosyltransferase family 4 protein, whose product MWCFVCGHSGRLTARITALLPSLARDFHLAMQPHQSTRHIAFIGNYLPRHCGIATFTTDICEAIAAEFPAASCIAGAINDRTEGYDYPPRVRFEIDQNDPESYLRAADFLHINNVEVISVQHEFGIYGGAAGDLLLDFLKHVKKPVIATLHTVLQCPNADQSRVMGELDRLCARFIVMAERGRQLLMDVYGVDPAKIDLIPHGVIDMPFVDSNFYKDIFDAEGKTVLLTFGLLSENKGIETAIRALPAILRENPDLVYMIVGATHPHLIAREGEIYRDSLVELAERIGVSEQVVFHNHFVTLEELKEFIGGCDVYLTPYRNVEQITSGTLAYAFGAGKAIVSTPYWHALELLDDDRGITVPFEDVEALSKAVNDLLAHPTRMTAMRKRAWKEGRKMVWPEVARRYMKSFDLARATLSLPIPATDVLAKVPEILPIPPMNLDHLYRMTDHTGIFQHAIYHIPNYHEAYCTDDNARAFILTIFHQEEHGSDAGVDRLACSYLAFLWYAFDANRRRFRNFMSHDRKWLESMGSEDSHARALWAAGTALGRSGNEGFRSLSALLFQRGLGVVRHFSSPRAWAFTLVAIHEYLRAFSGDRAVAEMRDLLVSRLMDLFRANSSDAWPWFERIATYDNAKLPHALILSGNPEAVETGLLSLSWLLEQQTSSSGNFSPIGCHGFWPEGMDKARFDQQPVEAHATISACMAAFRLTGDRAWADDARRCFDWFLGRNDLGLALYDHATGGCRDALLHDHINENQGAESTLAFHLSRAELSLHVSTTPLCS is encoded by the coding sequence GTGTGGTGTTTCGTTTGTGGTCATTCCGGCCGCTTGACGGCGCGGATCACGGCGCTGCTGCCATCATTGGCGCGAGATTTTCATCTCGCCATGCAACCTCATCAGTCGACGCGTCACATTGCATTCATTGGGAATTATCTGCCCCGACATTGTGGGATAGCCACGTTTACCACGGATATCTGCGAGGCGATCGCCGCCGAATTTCCTGCTGCCAGTTGCATCGCCGGGGCGATCAACGATAGGACGGAAGGATACGATTACCCTCCGCGCGTCCGTTTTGAGATCGATCAGAATGATCCAGAGTCTTATCTGAGGGCCGCGGACTTCCTTCATATCAACAATGTTGAGGTGATCTCCGTGCAGCATGAATTCGGAATCTATGGGGGGGCGGCGGGAGACCTGCTGCTGGATTTTCTGAAACACGTGAAGAAGCCGGTAATCGCGACGCTTCATACGGTTCTCCAGTGCCCCAATGCGGATCAATCGCGCGTGATGGGGGAGCTGGACCGGCTTTGTGCAAGATTCATCGTCATGGCTGAACGAGGACGACAACTGCTCATGGACGTCTACGGAGTGGATCCGGCCAAGATCGATCTGATCCCACATGGTGTGATCGACATGCCCTTCGTGGATTCGAACTTCTACAAGGATATTTTCGATGCGGAAGGGAAGACGGTGCTTTTGACCTTTGGGCTTCTTTCGGAAAACAAGGGAATTGAGACGGCGATCCGGGCTTTGCCGGCGATCCTGCGAGAAAATCCCGATCTCGTTTATATGATTGTGGGAGCGACCCATCCACATCTTATCGCACGGGAAGGGGAAATTTACCGGGACAGCCTGGTCGAACTCGCCGAAAGAATCGGTGTTTCGGAGCAGGTGGTTTTTCATAATCACTTCGTGACGCTGGAGGAGCTCAAAGAGTTTATTGGGGGCTGTGATGTGTATCTCACTCCTTACCGCAACGTCGAGCAGATCACTTCTGGAACCCTCGCCTATGCTTTCGGTGCGGGAAAAGCGATCGTTTCGACTCCTTATTGGCATGCGCTCGAACTGCTGGACGACGATCGTGGGATTACCGTTCCTTTTGAGGACGTGGAGGCGCTTTCGAAGGCGGTGAATGATCTGCTTGCCCATCCGACCCGCATGACCGCCATGAGGAAACGTGCGTGGAAGGAAGGCCGGAAAATGGTGTGGCCGGAAGTCGCGCGGCGTTACATGAAGAGTTTTGATCTCGCCCGCGCCACCCTCAGTCTTCCGATTCCGGCAACGGATGTTTTGGCGAAGGTTCCCGAAATCCTGCCAATCCCGCCTATGAATCTGGATCATTTGTATCGGATGACTGATCACACGGGGATCTTTCAGCACGCTATCTATCACATCCCTAACTACCATGAAGCGTATTGCACGGACGACAACGCGAGGGCCTTTATTCTCACTATTTTCCATCAGGAGGAACACGGTTCTGATGCCGGTGTCGACAGGCTGGCCTGTTCGTATCTCGCATTCCTCTGGTATGCGTTCGATGCGAACAGGAGACGTTTCCGCAACTTCATGAGCCACGACAGAAAATGGCTCGAAAGCATGGGTTCGGAAGACAGTCATGCGAGGGCGCTATGGGCCGCTGGAACGGCGCTCGGCAGGTCAGGGAACGAAGGTTTCCGAAGTCTATCTGCTCTTCTGTTCCAACGCGGGCTCGGTGTGGTCAGGCATTTCAGTTCGCCCCGCGCATGGGCTTTCACTTTGGTGGCGATCCATGAGTATCTCCGGGCGTTCTCAGGAGACCGGGCGGTCGCCGAAATGCGGGATCTGCTTGTATCCCGGTTGATGGATCTGTTCCGCGCTAATTCCTCGGATGCATGGCCGTGGTTCGAGCGGATCGCTACCTATGACAACGCGAAGCTGCCGCACGCGTTGATCCTTTCCGGGAATCCGGAAGCGGTGGAAACCGGATTGCTCTCGCTGTCGTGGCTGCTTGAACAACAAACCAGCAGCAGTGGGAATTTTTCTCCGATCGGTTGCCACGGTTTCTGGCCGGAGGGAATGGACAAGGCACGCTTCGACCAGCAGCCGGTCGAGGCTCATGCTACCATCTCGGCCTGCATGGCGGCCTTCCGGTTAACCGGGGACCGTGCTTGGGCCGACGACGCGCGGCGCTGCTTCGATTGGTTTCTCGGTCGCAATGATCTAGGCCTCGCTCTCTATGATCATGCAACCGGAGGCTGCAGGGACGCATTGCTCCATGATCACATCAACGAAAACCAAGGGGCTGAATCGACCCTCGCTTTCCATTTGTCCCGAGCTGAACTCAGCCTGCATGTCTCAACTACCCCACTCTGTTCATGA
- a CDS encoding ferritin-like domain-containing protein, translating into MNHTKEMSKLTTLQDLLIHSVKDLYSAETQLVKALPKMSKAASDPVLKKGFLTHLEETEFHVIRLEQVAALLDASPRGLSCKAMKGLIEEGGETIKEEAEPGIKDLALIAAAQKIEHYEISGYGSARALAKAIGNDEIASLLQTTEDEEGATDKKLTTVAEKIVAGIPQS; encoded by the coding sequence ATGAACCATACAAAAGAAATGTCCAAACTTACTACCCTCCAGGATCTGCTGATTCATAGCGTAAAAGATCTCTACAGCGCCGAGACCCAACTTGTGAAAGCGTTGCCGAAAATGTCCAAAGCGGCATCCGATCCTGTTCTAAAAAAAGGATTTTTGACGCATTTGGAAGAAACCGAATTCCATGTCATTCGCCTTGAGCAAGTTGCAGCTCTATTGGATGCGAGTCCGCGGGGGCTCAGTTGCAAAGCAATGAAGGGGCTTATCGAGGAAGGAGGAGAGACGATTAAGGAAGAGGCCGAACCCGGCATCAAAGACCTTGCCCTCATAGCGGCAGCCCAGAAAATCGAACACTATGAAATCTCCGGTTACGGTTCCGCCCGCGCTCTTGCCAAAGCCATCGGAAACGATGAGATCGCCAGCTTGCTCCAAACCACGGAGGATGAGGAGGGGGCTACCGATAAGAAACTAACCACGGTCGCCGAGAAAATTGTTGCTGGCATTCCGCAATCATAA
- a CDS encoding RNA-binding protein, with product MRYGKENMDIYVGNLPYTANEADIREIFAEFGDIQSVKVVLDRETGQSKGFGFVTLADQSRVNEAVGALNGRNLNGRALRVNASEPRPATGGFGSGSYSGGGSKDGGGRNKRNTGW from the coding sequence GTGCGTTACGGAAAAGAAAATATGGACATCTATGTAGGCAACTTGCCTTACACCGCCAACGAAGCCGATATTCGGGAAATATTCGCCGAATTCGGAGACATCCAGAGCGTTAAAGTCGTTCTCGACCGTGAAACCGGGCAATCAAAAGGCTTCGGCTTTGTAACTTTGGCGGATCAATCCCGTGTCAACGAAGCGGTGGGGGCACTTAACGGAAGAAACCTGAACGGGAGAGCGCTGAGGGTGAACGCGTCCGAACCCCGCCCTGCAACCGGCGGCTTCGGAAGCGGGAGCTACAGCGGCGGGGGGAGTAAGGACGGCGGCGGACGCAACAAGCGCAACACGGGCTGGTAA
- a CDS encoding transglutaminase family protein yields MIFRVSVNLNYDLENTATLILAIKCAKAPGQRILAESFYTEPSLELQDMEPAEGSSRLVRLSAAGPSLHIRYQADVMTGWVSVPPSEIQDGAWGNLPSDCLPFLSPSRYCQSDRFRAHAMDLFGHCESQYAIASAICGWIFNHVVYEPGSSNERSSAVDTFEQRVGVCRDFAHLGIAFCRAMSVPARYVSCYSHLLQPNDFHALFEVFINGRWYAFDATRRAPVNGTVRIAVGRDAADASTCTMVGNPKLTNIEVICNARDGGFMSTLPGSHGVAWTMEGR; encoded by the coding sequence ATGATTTTCCGGGTGAGTGTGAATCTGAATTATGATCTGGAGAACACGGCCACCCTGATCCTCGCCATCAAATGCGCCAAAGCCCCGGGCCAGCGGATCCTCGCCGAATCTTTCTACACTGAACCGTCACTGGAACTGCAGGACATGGAGCCGGCGGAGGGATCAAGCCGCCTGGTAAGGCTTTCCGCCGCGGGACCCAGCCTCCACATCCGGTATCAGGCGGACGTCATGACGGGATGGGTGTCCGTTCCACCATCGGAAATCCAGGACGGGGCATGGGGCAACCTCCCATCCGACTGCCTTCCATTTTTGTCTCCCAGCCGGTATTGCCAGTCCGATCGGTTCCGTGCGCATGCGATGGACCTTTTCGGCCACTGTGAATCCCAATATGCCATCGCATCGGCGATCTGCGGATGGATCTTCAATCATGTGGTTTACGAGCCGGGCAGCAGCAACGAGCGATCCTCGGCGGTGGACACTTTCGAGCAGAGGGTAGGAGTGTGCCGCGACTTCGCCCATCTCGGCATTGCTTTCTGCCGGGCGATGAGCGTGCCCGCGCGGTATGTTTCCTGCTATTCGCATCTCCTTCAGCCCAATGACTTCCACGCCCTGTTCGAGGTTTTCATCAATGGAAGATGGTATGCGTTCGATGCCACCCGCCGCGCTCCGGTCAATGGCACTGTCAGGATCGCTGTCGGCAGGGATGCGGCGGATGCCTCAACGTGCACCATGGTCGGAAATCCGAAGCTGACCAACATCGAGGTCATTTGTAACGCGAGGGATGGAGGTTTTATGTCCACCCTCCCCGGCTCACACGGCGTGGCTTGGACGATGGAAGGACGCTGA
- a CDS encoding ATP-binding protein, translated as MANAITHGSRDQPITVTGEVQESEFELAVENSGNRIPDDLVPILFQPFAREKASASMNGLGLGLYIASEIARTHDGSLTVDSSAEKTSFRLRMPLLAGEKPGM; from the coding sequence TTGGCGAACGCGATCACCCATGGGTCAAGGGATCAGCCGATCACCGTCACCGGGGAGGTTCAAGAATCGGAGTTCGAGCTTGCCGTGGAGAACAGCGGGAACCGGATTCCGGATGATCTGGTGCCGATCCTCTTCCAGCCTTTCGCGCGCGAGAAGGCGAGCGCCAGCATGAACGGGCTTGGGCTCGGGCTTTATATCGCCTCCGAGATCGCAAGGACGCACGATGGATCGTTGACCGTGGATTCCTCGGCCGAGAAAACCTCCTTCAGATTGAGGATGCCGCTGTTGGCCGGGGAAAAACCGGGAATGTGA
- a CDS encoding prolyl oligopeptidase family serine peptidase, with the protein MDSGFPDRIPWIKAAAASRRWMDLARVGNYGGSAGGQSALAGLLQHGDFYKAGVADCGCHDNRMDKIWWNEAWMGWPVDESYERNSNVTHAAKLDGRLMLIVGEIDQNVYPASTAQVVNALEKAGKNFDYVPIMNAGHGAAETSYGKFRRAGFLIKALGAPGQAGGPKTTDDASSGLNLTLLPSMN; encoded by the coding sequence ATGGACTCCGGATTCCCTGATCGCATCCCATGGATCAAAGCCGCCGCCGCCAGTCGTCGCTGGATGGACCTCGCACGGGTAGGCAACTACGGGGGAAGTGCGGGCGGCCAAAGCGCCCTAGCAGGTCTGCTGCAGCATGGGGATTTCTACAAAGCCGGAGTGGCGGATTGCGGGTGCCATGATAACCGAATGGACAAGATCTGGTGGAACGAGGCTTGGATGGGCTGGCCGGTGGACGAGAGCTATGAGAGGAATTCGAACGTTACCCACGCCGCGAAGTTGGATGGCCGCCTAATGCTGATAGTTGGTGAGATCGACCAGAATGTTTACCCGGCTTCGACGGCTCAGGTGGTCAACGCGCTGGAGAAAGCCGGAAAGAACTTCGACTATGTCCCGATCATGAATGCCGGGCACGGTGCGGCGGAGACATCCTATGGAAAGTTCCGGCGCGCTGGGTTTCTGATCAAGGCACTCGGTGCTCCCGGTCAGGCTGGAGGCCCCAAGACGACTGATGATGCCTCAAGCGGACTCAATTTGACTCTCTTACCATCAATGAATTAG